The following are from one region of the Alicyclobacillus fastidiosus genome:
- a CDS encoding chemotaxis protein CheW: MAELQCVTMKIGEELYGAKVEQVLSVERMLDISPVPRTLSYIKGVANLRGTVTPVIDLRERVGLSAPSAAAEESRRIVVVEVDDMTVGLIVDAVEDVVSLDESAIEPAPAVVGGLQAVYLEGVARVGERLLVLLNLERILSDVEVAQLHEVEKQVHG; this comes from the coding sequence ATGGCAGAATTACAATGTGTGACGATGAAAATTGGCGAGGAGCTATACGGTGCAAAGGTCGAACAGGTTCTGTCTGTCGAGCGGATGCTCGACATTTCGCCCGTGCCTCGTACGCTGAGTTACATCAAAGGTGTAGCAAATCTCCGCGGAACCGTGACGCCGGTGATCGATTTGCGCGAGCGAGTCGGGTTGTCCGCCCCTAGCGCCGCTGCCGAGGAAAGTCGGCGCATCGTCGTCGTCGAAGTCGACGATATGACGGTGGGGCTCATCGTCGATGCGGTAGAGGATGTCGTGTCGCTTGACGAGTCGGCCATTGAGCCCGCGCCAGCGGTCGTCGGTGGCCTCCAAGCGGTTTATCTCGAGGGAGTGGCCCGCGTTGGCGAACGGCTTCTCGTTTTACTCAACTTAGAGCGCATTCTGTCTGACGTGGAGGTTGCGCAACTGCACGAGGTCGAGAAGCAGGTTCACGGATGA